The region GTTTTATGCAGGCCATAAGTTTCGCGCCTTTCACAGCCGGTTAATGCGGTTGTTTACAAGCTTAAAAGCATTAGATACTACGAGCGTTCGGGGCGAACGACAGGTAGTAGTGGGTGTAAACACGACTGCTGGCACACAGCTGTTATGCGATTTTGAATACACGCCTGATTGCCCATTGCAGACGGTCTTTCCAGTCTCGTTATCTATGGATTGGGGGACTTACACTTTAACGCTTACTCCTGTAAATGCTAGTGCCATCCGGTTTAGTCCGGGCGCTACGCATATGGCTTTGCAATTTGGGGTATTGGACTTTAATTTTAATACTCTAGATTACCAAATGTATTTGGCAGATGCTGTAATGCTTAGTAAAACCTCACATACCTCTACCATACATTTAACTCCAAACAGCATACCTCATGCAACAGCCACGCAGTTGGCGATTTGTGGGGTTCGTTTTTATCAAGACGTGGCTGGAGAATTGGTGCTCCTGAACGGTCGTGAAACGGTAGGGTTTGGGGTTGTTGGGTTTCAATAGTCCAGTGTATTTTAGGCTTTAGGTGTTGCAATATTGCCAGCCAGTTTTCCTTTCAGTACTTTAGCAGCTCTAGTATACCCGCTATTACCACCATCTACAAAATGAATGTGTTTGGCATTTCTATTTCTAACATAACAAGACATGATACTACTGTTACTTACGTATCTACCATATAAAATCTCTCCGTTTTGCTCTAAATCGTCTAAATATCCGGTTAACTTTTGCCTTTGGGTGGTTGTGCCAGAGATCACCATATTAATGCGTCCGTCGATTACTAAAATATCCGATAATTGGGTGAGTTCTTTTAAATAATTCTGGCCATTTTGTGTTGGTAAATAATAGTATTTACCAATAATATTATTCATCCATACTTTTAAAACATTTAAAATGCCAGCGGTTCTTTTACTCACTTTAAGTTCTGTTTTAATCCGCATATAATTAAAACTCAATTTTAATTTAGGGATAGAAATCGGATTTCGATGGCGTAAAGACCCATAAACGGCATTGGTATGTTCTAATATTTTTTGGAATATAGGCGCTTGTTGAGAAGCATTGGTTGCAGTGATTAATAAAGAGACCACTTCGTTGGAGTGTTGTGGCGGCGGAATTTTATTCCATCGGCATTCCATACCCTCTAAGTCTAAACCCATCTGTGTTATAGTGGATTTATCAAGCACGCTATCTCGAGATTTTATTAACCGTTCGGCAAAGTGCAATCCGTTTCCTAATACTATGGGAATAGTGTGTAGGGCATTAATACTGGCCTTAGCAATTTTTAAGTCTTGGTTGTTAGCATAGACATGAGCTACAGAAATGCTACCCACTCTAAGATAAATATTGAATTCCTTCTGAATATTTTCCTGATGTATCGTTAAAGCCGCCATGATTTCTGAAAGTAATGTAGACGGAATTAATAGCGTAGCGCCATCGCCACCAAAGAAAAAAGGAATATCAACAACATGTTTAGCGGCTATATTTAAAGCCGCAATAATACTTCCGGTAGCGATTAGGTTTACAATTTCAGAAAACCCATTGTCTATCGAGGCTGTAGACCCTTTAATATCGGTAACCACAATATGCCAATCGTCTGGAATACGCTGAAACTGCTCTGGTTTAGAGAGTAAAACGGTTACGGGCACTTTGTAATTTTCTAAATTGGTATAAAATAGTGTGTTGTTCATGTATGCCACTCCATTGCTAAAGCCGTTATATATTGTGTTACACCGGTGTTGTTATCCTAACACTATGGTGTTACTAATATTAAGCGTATAAGATAGTAACATTGATTTTATATAGGATTACTCTCGTGGTTTAAGCATCTAATTTAATAAATTAAATTGGGAAAACTAATTTGTAAATTATTTGGTAACAGGCTAGAAAACGGGAACAAACGTAGATGTTGTAAAATACTGAAGTCATTTTTATGTAATCATTACATCGCCTTAGCGATATCAACAAACCTATTTAGATTATGGTCATTCGGTTGCAGTAGATTTAATTCAGAGAAAATCAAAGACAGACCCCAATATCTATCTATTAAATAACCTGACGCTTCGTTACGAAGACGCAACTTAATGGAAGATGCTTATACTGGTTTTTATAAGGCGCTTTTTAAGGAATAAAGCACTACCAATTAAAATGGAAGCAGACTTATGAGACGTTGAGATTTCCGCGAAAAAAAACATGAAACCATAAGCTAAAGGTTCTATTGCTGTATTTAGAAGTATTTAAGATTGTTAACAGCATAATGCTTTCTGTTAGGACTAGTAGCGTGTAAACATCTACTTTAATACATAAAATGTGGATAATTAATCTGTGTTATTTAGGCGTTTATTCTGTTTTAGAAGATAGAGGTAACTTTAATTTAGAATTCCGGTTTCCCGTAAAGTTATATCATATGTATTTTGTATTTTTAGAGACTGACTAAAATTGTCTTTATTTTAAAACAACATATGACCAATAAAATATCTCAAGCCGATATTAATTTCGAACAAGAATTATGGAAGGCTGCTAACGAACTGCGTGGTGCAGTTATTTTAATACTCTAGATTACCAGATGTATTTGGCAGATGCTGTAATGCTTAGTAAAACGTCACCTACCTCTACCATACATTTAACTCTAAACAGTATCCCTCATGCAAC is a window of Formosa sediminum DNA encoding:
- a CDS encoding DUF3095 family protein, translating into MNNTLFYTNLENYKVPVTVLLSKPEQFQRIPDDWHIVVTDIKGSTASIDNGFSEIVNLIATGSIIAALNIAAKHVVDIPFFFGGDGATLLIPSTLLSEIMAALTIHQENIQKEFNIYLRVGSISVAHVYANNQDLKIAKASINALHTIPIVLGNGLHFAERLIKSRDSVLDKSTITQMGLDLEGMECRWNKIPPPQHSNEVVSLLITATNASQQAPIFQKILEHTNAVYGSLRHRNPISIPKLKLSFNYMRIKTELKVSKRTAGILNVLKVWMNNIIGKYYYLPTQNGQNYLKELTQLSDILVIDGRINMVISGTTTQRQKLTGYLDDLEQNGEILYGRYVSNSSIMSCYVRNRNAKHIHFVDGGNSGYTRAAKVLKGKLAGNIATPKA